In Rhopalosiphum padi isolate XX-2018 chromosome 3, ASM2088224v1, whole genome shotgun sequence, the genomic stretch atgtactatatgtatCTACACTGCGtgctattttgttaataataatagtcctaAAGtacttattatgtacaattttgggggaaaaaaattaataatgtggtacttaaacataattaagcaatataaaaattataaacgatttaacatatattatttttttttaattgacgaattataagtaatttttaataaaaatacgtgGAACGGTGAGTGCTTTAGCTCCCAAGCACCCCCTCCCCTAAATCTGCCACTAGATACACTTATGTTACATGTTACAGCTTATAAATACTCTGTAATATGCATCACAATCAAAATATTCACGGCAGAAGTACAGTTTTGTTGTATTTTAGACGAGGATTTTAAAAAAACGttgaaatataaaagtttattgtGTTATCGGGGTCCGAAGggtgagtatataatatgtagatacacAGAAATTTCTAATTGTTCGTTTATTCGCAGAGGAATCATCACTCGTTTGATACACAATATTGTACTGATCATGTTGCGAGCAACGCGTATATCCAACATTCCCTACCGCGTCAACCATAAACCATTGCGGATATAAATAGATTTGCCCAAGGTTCGAAGGTCGTCAGGACTGAGGAATGTGTGAGCTGTTGAAGTATGCATGACAAGAAGTGCGAGTTCTCAACAGCAAACTGGTTGCTCGTCGAGTGGGGTATTCAGCAGCATGTTTGTCATGTCCACACAGCCGTCGTTACTCGTTAGTGCGCACTCCGATAGTCCGATGAAGGCTCGTCAGTGCAAAACATTTCTTTATCGTGACACCACGTAAGTTAATAGACCCttccgataaaatataattatcataactctattattttcttttttttcttttaggttCAAAGATGctgtttaatcataatattacattggaCTTGATGTGTACAATGCAGCTACATTTCAATGATCAAAAAATCGTGTcaattttacctatttttttttgtcagcgGCGATGGATTCCACGTGTTGCTGTACATTTAGTTAATTCGTTCAACAAGTATATCATACaggtatattgttttaataaattatcattatttgtacattatatgtTACTCAAAAGTTATTTAGAACAAAGaaacatgatatttttactttagaacAAAAAAAAGCAAGTGCTTATGAtgataaaagatttattttggaaaatgGCATATTGATACATTAGCTTGAGgacattataaaacaaatatagatagaaataattttgtaaaccaTCTCAATAGTTCAATTcactgattaaaaatataacaaaaaagatTGAATGTTAGAATGTTCATGttttgattaaacatttttaattttaattcttcatGTCCCCCTCATAGTCTAATAGTGTAAAATCATTTCCAATGAATTTTGGATTTTATTTCTGTAatcaattatagaaataatcatttttttgggaaatattttttaattattaatgataggataaatttgtgaaaaaaattgttaagattatttatgtatttttttttattacacatcgcatgttagattaatttttatttactttgtgatctgtaatgagttaaaaataaggTATATACTCATagttctattttaatattagtatatgaaaatgaatatatagtatatatattgatatttttagctcattactttatacatatatttattaacgtgTAAATTTAATTCGGGGTGTGAATAAGAGTTTtccttttatgtaaaaaaaatgagtaTACATGACTATGCGTAGAGtacatattgttaaaaatagatatattaccTTAAATCTTGCTAATCTTGTTGTTTAAATTGAACCTCTCGAGTGTTGAATGGattaagaattaatgaaatacaaaaatttaaatgtgaaaaTAGTAACTTCTTGCtagttaataatacaaataaaatataagtcatataatattataatcgtatttatttgaatttgttctaattttttaattttgaaacgaGAATACCAATTGAAATTGTACACTATGCATTATGGTCACATTAGAGGTCTCAATAATACTTGTGTGctttaatataattagaaatatatgtttaatgtataacaCATTTCAATTGTTAAAACTATAATGTTTATAGATGTTATTACTAGGGTATATAATCTTGgcttaaaaaacataaatttcaaCAGAGAACttattgatatgtatattgtgtataagtaCCTCCCCTTATGAGTAGACTGCTTGTAAGTCATTAATAAGTAGACTGATCACTGAATCAAGCTTGTATGTAAAAAAGTacttattctataattattataaatataaaaataattaatatttaaatgtacataatcaactcatttttattggttataattaaattgtgattacagtatcattttaataacctctcaaaatacacaaaaaatattatttttaaatatgtagatatttttagaaaagtaataaaaaaattacaacaaataattgataatcaTTCATCACtgtttaatatttgtgtttttaatgaACTGAgttgtacttaatttaaattggtGTTTTTATTGAACTATGctgtacttaatttaaattttttattattattatacatgagtATAATGGACCACGAAGGATTCCATTACATTTGTACTAAAACTACACGTGATGGAAAACGgcaagacattttaaattcacattaaatggataaaatttaaaaccactatttaattagtaattacaatataaatttattaatatttgcagTTATTATGTATGTGCTACTCCAAATGTGTATTGCAAAGGTACAGCAATTAAGTTAGCGGAAGTCACATAGCCATGAAGGAtatgatattacatttaaaatgtattgcagttacacacacacattttttaacactgcaatttgtataaattcattgtttagaaaaaaaaaataagtctaaaaattgaatttttataaatatttttagagtctacagaaaaacattaaaaagttgGGTTACGCACGTTATGTAAAAGTGAACATGGCAGCAAAAATGTGTGTGAAAATGGCTTTAGCACTATTACTAGAACTAAAATAGAAACGGGTTTTGAAgacataaaaatgtatgctcAAACTAATAATGTTCAGCTTCCAAggtttttttacatatttttctaggtaaaatacaacaaatacataattgaaaaatgataaaatgaagaacaaaatatattacctttatttttaaatagcttttGGATTATTAGGAAGGGATCTGAATGTTTTACTGTACATGGTCAACCACGCCATACCAACAATAACGTGGAAAGTTTTTATTCGTCCTTAAAACAGACTTTTTAGATACTGCATCCAACCTGTGGACATTTCTAGTTTAGTAATAAAagttatgtaataaaatgttaaaacttggTAATTgtagtattttagtaatttacattcaattttatcataattcattaatttgtattaatgtattaggtactatgtgtttgtttttatgttaaatcactaataaaaatgttttgataatataGAAAATCTGAACAACATTACTACCAAGCAGCACATCATTGTAGGACAACTAGCTAGGGGTGTGCCAACAACAAGGtccactaaatttaaatatattttaaattcagtgAGAATAAAAAATTCCACTGCGCTTCTAACGACTGGTGCAATAACAGTGAAAGAGTTCCTCATTCAATGTTCTCATGCCACTGACTCTTATTTTGAACAAGAACTGAGCTGGGAAAATGAAACTCAAAGTATGTGCCTATagaaaacagttttaaaatataaagggtTAGAAAAGGAGTATAAATCCtccatatatttttactgtatcaTAAAATTCTAGTTACAAATGTGtacagtaattttttatataataaaaaaaatactcataaaaatagTGGGCATTGAGGGCACTTGCCCTAGATCACATATTTTTAAGTCTcccaaaaaaattatgtatgtaattttgGTATAACATTATTAGAGTTGAGAACTACTCATACTAATAATTTTGTCttgtaatatgtaaaatgtaattaattaaggGATCATAttacttgtttttaaatttaaattaaaattttcaatattcattGCCATGAGACTCTTAAACCCCTGCCCATAGATATCTATATATGTATGGATgtattgataaacattttaagtaacaATGTAACTCAAAagtgaatatgaaaaaaaaattaatgtttaaatgtacataatattaaggtCATAGTGGCTCTAGTTaccattaatacatttttgatgtttgattaaataataatatattattaggttctGATGAAGAAGTACCAATTATGTATCCACAGTAAAATGCCATCCTTGCTGTAGAAGATAACCCAGCCGTTGAAGATGCTGTAGACGTCATTGAGCAACCATTGGATGGAAATGTAATTCCAACATTGTTAATTTGTAACAACGATTTTGTAatgtcattaatcattataaatgtcATTTGTATTTGG encodes the following:
- the LOC132924708 gene encoding uncharacterized protein LOC132924708 — translated: MLKLENLNNITTKQHIIVGQLARGVPTTRSTKFKYILNSVRIKNSTALLTTGAITVKEFLIQCSHATDSYFEQELSWENETQSSDEEVPIMYPQ